A genome region from Prionailurus bengalensis isolate Pbe53 chromosome B4, Fcat_Pben_1.1_paternal_pri, whole genome shotgun sequence includes the following:
- the KCNJ4 gene encoding inward rectifier potassium channel 4, with protein MHGHSRNGQAHVPRRKRRNRFVKKNGQCNVYFANLSNKSQRYMADIFTTCVDTRWRYMLMIFSAAFLVSWLFFGLLFWCIAFFHGDLEAGPAAAAAGAAAAAGGSPPGGGAAAPAAPKPCIMHVNGFLGAFLFSVETQTTIGYGFRCVTEECPLAVIAVVVQSIVGCVIDSFMIGTIMAKMARPKKRAQTLLFSHHAVISVRDGKLCLMWRVGNLRKSHIVEAHVRAQLIKPYMTQEGEYLPLDQRDLNVGYDIGLDRIFLVSPIIIVHEIDEDSPLYGMGKEELESEDFEIVVILEGMVEATAMTTQARSSYLASEILWGHRFEPVVFEEKSHYKVDYSRFHKTYEVAGTPCCSARELQESKITVLPAPPPPPSAFCYENELALMSQEEEVMEEEAAAAAAVAAGLGLEAGSKEEAGIIRMLEFGSHLDLERMQATLPLDNISYRRESAI; from the coding sequence ATGCACGGGCACAGCCGCAACGGGCAGGCCCACGTGCCCCGGCGGAAACGCCGCAACCGCTTCGTCAAGAAGAACGGCCAATGCAACGTCTACTTCGCCAACCTGAGCAACAAGTCGCAGCGCTACATGGCGGACATCTTCACCACGTGCGTGGACACGCGCTGGCGCTACATGCTCATGATCTTCTCCGCGGCCTTCCTCGTCTCCTGGCTCTTCTTCGGCCTCCTCTTCTGGTGTATCGCCTTCTTCCACGGCGACCTGGAGGCcggcccggcggcggcggcggcgggggcggcggcggcggcgggggggtcCCCGCCGGGCGGTGGCGCGGCGGCCCCGGCGGCccccaagccctgcatcatgcaCGTGAACGGCTTCCTGGGCGCCTTCCTGTTCTCGGTGGAGACGCAGACGACCATCGGCTACGGGTTCCGGTGCGTGACGGAGGAGTGCCCGCTGGCGGTCATCGCCGTGGTGGTCCAGTCCATCGTGGGCTGCGTCATCGACTCCTTCATGATCGGCACCATCATGGCCAAGATGGCCCGGCCCAAGAAGCGGGCGCAGACGCTGCTGTTCAGCCACCACGCGGTCATCTCGGTGCGCGACGGCAAGCTGTGCCTGATGTGGCGCGTGGGCAACCTGCGCAAGAGCCACATCGTGGAGGCCCACGTGCGGGCCCAGCTCATCAAGCCCTACATGACCCAGGAGGGCGAGTACCTGCCGCTGGACCAGCGGGACCTCAACGTGGGCTACGACATCGGCCTGGACCGCATCTTCCTGGTGTCGCCCATCATCATCGTCCACGAGATCGACGAGGACAGCCCGCTCTACGGCATGGGCAAGGAGGAGCTGGAGTCGGAGGACTTTGAGATCGTGGTCATCCTCGAGGGCATGGTGGAGGCCACCGCCATGACCACCCAGGCCCGCAGCTCCTACCTGGCCAGCGAGATCCTGTGGGGCCACCGCTTCGAGCCCGTGGTCTTCGAGGAGAAGAGCCACTACAAGGTGGACTACTCGCGCTTCCACAAGACCTACGAGGTGGCCGGCACGCCCTGCTGCTCGGCCCGGGAGCTGCAGGAGAGCAAGATCACCGTGCTGCctgccccgccgcccccgcccagTGCCTTCTGCTACGAGAACGAGCTGGCCCTCATgagccaggaggaggaggtgatGGAGGAGGAggccgcggccgccgcggccgTGGCCGCAGGCCTGGGCCTGGAGGCGGGCTCCAAGGAGGAGGCGGGCATCATCCGAATGCTGGAGTTTGGCAGCCACCTGGATCTGGAACGCATGCAAGCCACCCTCCCGCTGGACAACATCTCCTACCGCAGGGAGTCCGCCATCTGA